One genomic region from Daphnia magna isolate NIES linkage group LG10, ASM2063170v1.1, whole genome shotgun sequence encodes:
- the LOC116931519 gene encoding SET domain-containing protein SmydA-8 gives MQSNNRSSSNGSSPAMRLDSSPELGRYFVAGRAFKPGDVVMKEYPLAAAPGPLSQHVCFGCHRLFTKAYICSDCRSPLCNYNCQMSSEHQKECCYLKKIIPEIENRQKNGKIQRIPVQLSMLMLPLRLLLLRREQPNKWQLLMDLESHMEARQKTSIWGFNQRNITPFLEKMLIEEMPDINDDLVQQICGAIDVNSFEIRIEQTDRRHDHQEQPLSNSNEVLRGTFYMASLMAHSCIANAQISMSNDSQMTVKATVPIQEGEGIFVSYTDPLQTTLQRRTFLEKGKHFTCRCRRCQDPTEFGTFASAVRCRSCTSGWVLPHDDGQLHDAESSVALRWKCSECSEEIKSEDISRTEEVVQNIVKNIQRLPVDRHLIDRCEELFLTLPKKIHVNHVILLQLRISLVHLYGNVPGFLIPELPVGLLHRKAQLCSELLEALHHLCPGYSRLRGIVLYELHVPLVCLANRKFESGRMQQDQLIKELKDAEIFLKEAVQILIHEPVNTPESHIARAAMADLKQLREYVREMENLRRS, from the exons ATGCAATCGAATAACCGATCATCGTCAAACGGAAGTAGTCCTGCAATGCGGTTGGATAGTTCGCCAGAATTGGGCAG GTATTTCGTGGCCGGTCGTGCGTTCAAACCGGGAGATGTTGTAATGAAGGAATATCCGCTGGCTGCGGCACCTGGCCCATTATCACAACACGTTTGTTTCGGATGCCATCGCCTTTTTACGAAAGCTTACATTTGTAGCGATTGCCGAAGTCCATTATGCAATTACAATTGTCAAATGTCATCCGAACATCAAAAGGAGTGCTGCTATCTAAAGAAAATCATTCCAGAAATCGAAAACAGAcagaaaaatggaaagattCAAAGAATACCTGTGCAGCTGAGCATGTTAATGTTGCCACTACGGTTACTACTCCTACGCCGAGAACAACCGAACAAATGGCAGCTGTTGATGGACCTTGAATCGCACATGGAAGCCCGTCAAAAAACTTCGATTTGGGGTTTTAATCAACGGAATATCACGCCATTTTTGGAGAAGATGTTAATTGAAGAAATGCCCGACATCAACGACGATTTAGTCCAACAGATTTGCGGGGCAATCGATGTCAACTCCTTTG AGATCCGCATCGAACAAACTGATCGCCGTCATGACCATCAAGAGCAGCCACTATCTAATT CGAATGAAGTCTTGCGCGGAACGTTTTACATGGCATCTTTGATGGCTCATTCATGCATCGCCAACGCTCAAATATCAATGAGCAATGACTCGCAAATGACAGTCAAAGCGACCGTACCCATCCAGGAAG GTGAAGGAATATTCGTAAGTTACACGGATCCATTACAAACGACGTTGCAACGCAGAACATTCCTAGAGAAAGG taAACATTTTACCTGTCGCTGTCGTCGTTGCCAAGATCCCACCGAATTCGGGACATTTGCAAGCGCCGTTCGTTGTCGTTCGTGCACCTCCGGTTGGGTTTTACCTCACGACGATGGCCAACTCCACGACGCAGAAAGTTCGGTAGCTCTTCGCTGGAAATGTTCAGAATGCAGTGAGGAAATCAAGTCCGAGGACATTAGTCGAACAGAAGAAGTCGTACAG AATATCGTCAAAAATATCCAACGTTTACCTGTTGATCGTCATCTAATTGATCGATGCGAAGAATTATTTCTCACTTTGCCCAAGAAAATTCACGTCAATCACGTCATCCTGCTTCAACTGCGCATTTCGCTGGTCCACTTGTACGGGAACGTGCCAGGATTTTTGATACCGGAATTGCCCGTCGGTTTACTCCATCGCAAAGCTCAACTTTGTTCCGAACTGCTGGAAGCTCTTCATCACTTGTGTCCAGGCTACTCACGTCTCCgag GAATCGTACTCTACGAACTTCATGTGCCGTTGGTGTGCCTGGCCAATAGAAAGTTTGAAAGCGGCCGAATGCAACAAGATCAGCTGATTAAGGAACTTAAAGATGCTGAAATCTTCCTGAAAGAAGCCGTTCAGATCCTGATTCACGAGCCCGTAAATACTCCCGAATCGCACATCGCTCGAGCAGCAATGGCCGATCTTAAACAACTAAGGGAATACGTTCGAGAAATGGAAAATTTAAGACGTTCATGA